A part of Antechinus flavipes isolate AdamAnt ecotype Samford, QLD, Australia chromosome 6, AdamAnt_v2, whole genome shotgun sequence genomic DNA contains:
- the LOC127540674 gene encoding collagen alpha-1(I) chain-like, with protein sequence MNETQTPSFGPSPDPSPEDKYKAMQSLTSETWRSPGRRPLCVRKSPSASNVSGPELRAREERGAHSLTAKAASKRPCTEMVRTDKLGSPGIPGEPERLRGEGASPKGAQTASQELEGPSETVRFNGLTLPPTETYSCPATNGQTPPPTPGVFPVIHSAPKRTGGSEARAPPGRKSLTSLGLSGVLEGTNPRQQPSLGALPAPSRCSPSPGGTATEPALGRGLLPWAGGRPDASPQRAPVFGLLGLSQRLRVPQVGPHGLNQQELRDLSPGHSLSNAGKARGAGAGYPGRPPRDFSPSRLRRLGASAGRFPPSRLRPFLLADWKGRLLLRGAEGQRREGAGKRGKRSGKASRGHPSLGSGTAARLWPRALGKRSAFNGSARKVAGYVSDGLHKCRSPESLGFRESPLQPPDAGEKGVGLPNARRSQASQSVPPDAGEKGVGLPNARRSQASQSVPPDAGEKGVGLPNSGGLRPHRASHRTRERRGSDSRTRGGLGPHRASHRTRERRGSDSRTRRSRASQSVPPGAGEKGVGLPNSGGLRPHRASHRTRERRGSDSRTAAVSGLTERPTGRGREGGRTPERAAVSGLTERPTGRGEKGVGLPNAAVSGLTARPTGRRREGGRTPEQRRSQASQSVPPDAGEKGVGLPNSGGLRPHRASHRTRERRGSDSRTRSALGPHRASHRKPERRGSDSRTAALSGLTKRPTGRTPEQRRSQASQSVPPDAGEKGVGLPNAGRSRASQSVPPDAGEKGVGLPNAAVSGLTERPTGRRREGGRTPEQRRSQASQSVPPDAGEKGVGLPNSGALRPHRASHRTPDRRGSDSRTRGALRPHRASHRAPERRGSDSRTLGGLRPASQSVPPDAGEKGVGLPNSGALRPHRASHRTLQVTRPGSVGSDIPDFKAGATAPPSARKHKFECTGSHRAASLEGSAGLPWGGPRKPAPGRELAAGLGFRAPGRELAAGRGFRAPVRELAAGRGFRASGRGASSRPQGPRRNSWARALTRPAEGLPLAADPRNDRPAPSVPGSGHVCVGKTHVTALYGEPSRTRNESVPSAAHGAGRRGEDGSKSQKRHVLQKQLAKRPGPVRPARPRPIPPGPKRSRGLRDSTSAPRDLAAGNDVRDSVGRTDGARGGGGQTAARLAPADATHPFLNLLGAPGDAGGEKSTRVSSENALAARKGIGGGARPFLSLNLAGGRRVRRAREGKRRTRLPSAVRMKSGSGKGRGFTRVKAPLPAGVWRSPGRQPKCIN encoded by the exons TCAGGAAGTCCCCGTCAGCCTCCAATGTGTCAGGCCCTGAACTGCGGGCCAGGGAAGAAAGGGGGGCTCACAGTCTGACGGCAAAAGCAGCAAGCAAGCGGCCCTGCACAGAAATGGTGCGCACGGATAAACTGGGCAGCCCTGGCATCCCCGGGGAGCCGGAAAGGCTTCGTGGAGAAGGGGCTTCCCCCAAAGGGGCCCAGACAGCTTCCcaagagctggaagggccctcgGAAACTGTCCGATTCAACGGCCTCACTT TACCTCCCACAGAGACTTACTCATGCCCAGCCACCAATGGGCAAACCCCTCCACCAACACCGGGGGTGTTCCCAGTAATTCACTCTGCCCCCAAAAGGACGGGCGGCTCCGAGGCAAGGGCTCCCCCTGGCCGGAAGTCACTGACGTCCCTCGGTCTCTCAGGGGTGTTAGAAGGCACGAAC CCGAGACAGCAGCCGAGCCTCGGGGCGCTTCCGGCTCCCTCCCGATGCTCGCCCTCCCCCGGGGGCACAGCCACAGAACCCGCGTTAGGTCGGGGCCTGCTGCCGTGGGCAGGAGGCCGCCCAGATGCGTCACCCCAGCGGGCGCCGGTCTTTGGCCTTCTTGGGCTGTCTCAGCGGCTTCGGGTCCCACAAGTCGGGCCCCACGGCCTGAATCAGCAGGAGCTGCGGGACTTGTCTCCGGGCCATTCCCTCTCCAACGCTGGGAAAGCCCGCGGCGCGGGAGCAGGTTACCCAGGGCGGCCGCCGCGGGACTTCAGCCCCTCCCGTCTCAGGCGTCTCGGAGCTTCAGCGGGTCGCTTCCCCCCCTCCCGCCTCCGTCCCTTCCTCCTCGCAGACTGGAAGGGCCGGCTCCTGCTTCGTGGGGCCGAGGGACAAAGGAGAGAGGGCGCGGGAAAGCGCGGCAAACGCTCTGGAAAGGCTAGCCGCGGTCACCCTAGCCTCGGGAGCGGGACCGCGGCCCGGCTCTGGCCCCGGGCCTTGGGGAAAAGAAGCGCGTTTAATGGAAGCGCGAGGAAGGTGGCTGGATA TGTGTCTGACGGGCTACACAAGTGCCGGTCACCAGAAAGTCTGGGGTTCCGGGAGTCTCCCTTACAGCCACCGGACGCGGGAGAGAAGGGGGTCGGACTCCCGAACGCGCGGCGGTCCCAGGCCTCACAGAGCGTCCCACCGGACGCCGGAGAGAAGGGGGTCGGACTCCCGAACGCGCGGCGGTCCCAGGCCTCACAGAGCGTCCCACCGGACGCGGGAGAGAAGGGGGTCGGACTCCCGAACAGCGGCGGTCTCAGGCCTCACAGAGCGTCCCACCGGACGCGGGAGAGAAGGGGGTCGGACTCCCGAACGCGCGGCGGTCTCGGGCCTCACAGAGCGTCCCACCGGACGCGGGAGAGAAGGGGGTCGGACTCCCGAACGCGGCGGTCTCGGGCCTCACAGAGCGTCCCACCGGGCGCCGGAGAGAAGGGGGTCGGACTCCCGAACAGCGGCGGTCTCAGGCCTCACAGAGCGTCCCACCGGACGCGGGAGAGAAGGGGGTCGGACTCCCGAACAGCGGCGGTCTCAGGCCTCACAGAGCGTCCCACCGGACGCGGGAGAGAAGGGGGTCGGACTCCCGAACGCGCGGCGGTCTCGGGCCTCACAGAGCGTCCCACCGGACGCGGAGAGAAGGGGGTCGGACTCCCGAACGCGGCGGTCTCGGGCCTCACAGCGCGTCCCACCGGGCGCCGGAGAGAAGGGGGTCGGACTCCCGAACAGCGGCGGTCTCAGGCCTCACAGAGCGTCCCACCGGACGCGGGAGAGAAGGGGGTCGGACTCCCGAACAGCGGCGGTCTCAGGCCTCACAGAGCGTCCCACCGGACGCGGGAGAGAAGGGGGTCGGACTCCCGAACGCGCAGCGCTCTCGGGCCTCACAGAGCGTCCCACCGGAAGCCGGAGAGAAGGGGGTCGGACTCCCGAACAGCGGCGCTCTCAGGCCTCACAAAGCGTCCCACCGGACGGACTCCCGAACAGCGGCGGTCTCAGGCCTCACAGAGCGTCCCACCGGACGCCGGAGAGAAGGGGGTCGGACTCCCGAACGCGGGGCGCTCTCGGGCCTCACAGAGCGTCCCACCGGACGCCGGAGAGAAGGGGGTCGGACTCCCGAACGCGGCGGTCTCGGGCCTCACAGAGCGTCCCACCGGACGCCGGAGAGAAGGGGGTCGGACTCCCGAACAGCGGCGCTCTCAGGCCTCACAGAGCGTCCCACCGGACGCGGGAGAGAAGGGGGTCGGACTCCCGAACAGCGGCGCTCTCAGGCCTCACAGAGCGTCCCACCGGACGCCGGATAGAAGGGGGTCGGACTCCCGAACGCGCGGCGCTCTCAGGCCTCACAGAGCGTCCCACCGGGCGCCGGAGAGAAGGGGGTCGGACTCCCGAACGCTCGGCGGTCTCAGGCCGGCCTCACAGAGCGTCCCACCGGACGCGGGAGAGAAGGGGGTCGGACTCCCGAACAGCGGCGCTCTCAGGCCTCACAGAGCGTCCCACCGGACGCTGCAGG TGACTCGCCCGGGGTCGGTGGGAAGtgatattcctgacttcaaggctggtgccactgcgccacctagcgcCCGGAAGCATAAATTCGAATGCACGGGCAGCCATAG AGCCGCTTCCCTGGAGGGCTCAGCCGGATTGCCGTGGGGCGGTCCGAGGAAGCCGGCCCCAGGGCGGGAGCTGGCTGCTGGCCTGGGGTTCCGAGCCCCAGGGCGGGAGCTGGCTGCGGGCCGGGGGTTCCGAGCCCCAGTGCGGGAGCTGGCTGCGGGCCGGGGGTTCCGAGCCTCAGGGCGGGGAGCTAGCTCCCGGCCCCAGG GTCCAAGGCGGAACTCGTGGGCTCGGGCCCTAACGAGACCCGCCGAGGGGCTCCCGCTTGCCGCCGACCCTCGAAATGACCGCCCCGCCCCCAGCGTCCCGGGCTCCGGCCACGTTTGTGTGGGAA AGACCCACGTGACTGCGCTTTACGGTGAGCCCTCCCGAACCCGGAATGAATCTGTCCCGTCAGCTGCGCACGGGGCAGGGAGGCGGGGGGAGGACGGGAGCAAAAGCCAGAAACGCCACGTGCTCCAAAAGCAACTGGCCAAGCGGCCGGGCCCCGTTCGGCCCGCGCGCCCCCGGCCGATCCCTCCAG GGCCAAAAAGGAGCCGCGGGCTTCGCGACTCCACTTCTGCTCCCCGGGATCTGGCTGCGGGGAATGACGTGCGTGACTCGGTGGGAAGGACGGACGGggctcggggggggggggggcaaacgGCTGCCCGGCTCGCGCCGGCGGACGCAACCCATCCGTTCCTGAATCTCCTCGGCGCGCCCGGAGACGCGGGAGGTGAGAAAAGCACGAGGGTGAGCTCAGAAAACGCGCTCGCGGCGCGGAAAGGGATCGGGGGAGGGGCCCGGCCTTTTCTGTCCCTAAACTTGGCTGGCGGGAGGAGGGTCCGGCGGGCGCGCGAAGGGAAAAGAAGGACAAGACTGCCATCTGCTGTCCGCATGAAGAGCGGCAGCGGGAAGGGGCGGGGATTTACCCGCGTGAAAGCCCCGCTCCCGGCCGGCGTGTGGCGCTCTCCTGGCCGCCAGCCGAAATGTATCAACTAG